In one window of Episyrphus balteatus chromosome 3, idEpiBalt1.1, whole genome shotgun sequence DNA:
- the LOC129913311 gene encoding uncharacterized protein LOC129913311, whose protein sequence is MAQRGQITNWTQFKTNLVIDFPSSTDSSDVLVSLMERKKKADESYESFVYAMLALGRRGNFSTKSIIQFIISGLGDPALIENVAMAKCASIGELLELLNSLSKIRAQVKSRDKFDGSAKHKVSHQKTINGSRNNVWPPVQGHTRDVHCFKCKSLGHFARDCKKNFNQPKSSSQQVCFNCKELGHFARNCRATKRRPFAAIDGPPNKIRRLVNNQQNEGGLIKEIKVGDFKIKAFLDLGADCSTLKLVEANKYNVKRQHCHEVLNGFGGGTTSSTAKTHQTVTVGDVTMPIDIYIVEDNSQDVPMILGRNFLDSPRVRVVKEFGSLAIENVNPRK, encoded by the coding sequence ATGGCTCAAAGAGGACAAATCACCAATTGGACTCAATTTAAAACCAATTTGGTGATTGATTTTCCCTCTTCGACTGACTCGTCAGACGTGCTGGTGAGTTTAatggaaaggaaaaaaaaagcgGACGAAAGCTATGAGAGCTTTGTATATGCAATGCTTGCATTGGGAAGACGGGGCAATTTTTCCACAAAATCCATAATTCAGTTTATAATTTCTGGTTTGGGGGACCCAGCATTAATTGAAAATGTAGCTATGGCAAAATGTGCGTCCATAGGTGAATTGCTAGAGCTTTTAAATTCCTTGTCTAAGATAAGGGCACAAGTAAAGAGTAGGGACAAATTTGACGGTAGTGCTAAGCACAAAGTAAGTCATCAAAAAACCATAAATGGTTCTAGAAATAACGTCTGGCCGCCCGTTCAAGGACACACTAGAGATGTCCATTGTTTCAAATGTAAATCTCTTGGTCACTTCGCTCGtgactgtaaaaaaaattttaatcaaccgAAGTCGAGCTCTCAGCAAGTTTGCTTTAACTGCAAAGAATTGGGACATTTTGCGCGAAACTGCCGAGCAACTAAGCGCCGACCTTTTGCAGCTATAGATGGGCCACCGAACAAAATACGGCGATTGGTGAATAACCAACAAAATGAGGGGGGATTAATTAAGGAAATTAAGGTGGGCGATTTCAAGATAAAAGCATTTTTAGATCTGGGTGCCGACTGTTCCACGTTAAAGCTTGTGGAAGCAAACAAGTACAACGTAAAAAGACAACATTGTCACGAAGTACTCAATGGATTTGGGGGAGGAACAACTAGTTCTACGGCGAAAACCCACCAAACAGTTACAGTGGGGGACGTCACTATGCCCATCGATATATATATTGTGGAAGACAACAGCCAGGACGTTCCAATGATTTTAGGTCGTAATTTCCTTGATTCCCCTCGCGTTCGTGTCGTTAAAGAATTCGGATCTCTCGCGATAGAAAACGTCAATCCGAGGAAGTGA